One window from the genome of Peptococcaceae bacterium encodes:
- the meaB gene encoding methylmalonyl Co-A mutase-associated GTPase MeaB: MEIVDKARQGDRRAIARLISLSENEEPGAGEALKMMYPYTGNAHIVGITGPPGSGKSTLTDKLVKELRKRQKTVGILAVDPTSPFTGGAILGDRVRMSDLNLDPGVYIRSMGTRGRLGGLAKATHFAVKILDACGFDYIFIETVGVGQSEVDIVKTADTTIVVTVPGLGDDIQAIKAGILEIGDIFVVNKADRDGANRVVIELEMMLELNPNKPEWDFPIIMTVAPQNKGVMETVDSIIKHYNYLNESGELLRRRRERMRTEIFDLVTQQLTMHLTQKLAREGRFEKELDRVLNKINDPYTLVKSILEETLR, encoded by the coding sequence ATGGAAATTGTAGATAAAGCCCGGCAGGGTGACCGCCGGGCAATCGCACGGCTGATCAGCCTGTCCGAAAACGAAGAACCCGGGGCCGGAGAAGCGCTTAAAATGATGTATCCTTATACCGGGAACGCCCATATTGTCGGCATTACAGGCCCGCCAGGTTCAGGGAAAAGCACGCTCACCGATAAGCTGGTGAAAGAACTAAGAAAGAGGCAAAAAACGGTTGGGATCCTGGCAGTAGATCCTACAAGCCCTTTTACCGGTGGGGCGATACTTGGCGACCGGGTACGCATGTCCGATCTTAACCTTGACCCCGGCGTGTATATCCGCAGCATGGGAACAAGAGGCCGGCTCGGCGGCCTGGCCAAAGCGACGCATTTCGCTGTCAAGATCTTGGACGCCTGCGGCTTTGATTATATTTTTATTGAAACCGTGGGTGTGGGGCAGTCTGAAGTGGATATCGTCAAAACCGCGGATACCACAATAGTCGTGACGGTTCCAGGGTTAGGCGACGACATCCAGGCAATTAAAGCGGGTATCCTGGAAATAGGCGACATCTTTGTTGTGAACAAGGCTGACCGCGACGGCGCCAACAGGGTGGTCATCGAACTGGAAATGATGCTTGAATTGAACCCCAACAAGCCGGAATGGGACTTTCCGATCATCATGACAGTTGCCCCGCAGAATAAAGGGGTTATGGAAACTGTTGACAGCATCATTAAACACTATAATTATTTGAATGAATCCGGGGAACTTCTCAGGAGGCGCCGGGAAAGAATGAGAACGGAGATTTTCGACTTGGTTACGCAGCAATTGACCATGCACCTTACGCAGAAACTGGCCCGGGAAGGAAGGTTCGAAAAGGAGCTGGACAGGGTTCTCAACAAGATAAACGACCCGTATACCCTGGTAAAAAGCATCCTTGAGGAGACTCTCAGGTAA
- a CDS encoding methylmalonyl-CoA mutase family protein, whose protein sequence is MFDREKIKKTAAAKETWEKGMVAKALSRSKERFEEFVNTSGIKVDRLYTPVDLADFDYESSLGFPGEFPFTRGVQPTMYRGRFWTMRQYAGFATAEESNKRYKYLLEQGQTGLSVAFDLPTQIGYDSDDEIAQGEIGKVGVAIDSLADMEILFNGIPLDKVSTSMTINAPASILLAMYIAVAEKQGVTADKLNGTIQNDILKEYAARGTYIFPPEPSMRLITNIFEFCSQNVPNWNTISISGYHIREAGSTAAQEIAFTLADGIAYVEAAIKAGMNVDDFAGRLSFFFNSYNDLFEEVAKFRAARRLWAKIMKERFKAKDPRSMMLRFHTQTGGSTLTAQQPDNNIIRVTIQTLAAVLGGTQSLHTNSKDEALCLPTEDSVRIALRTQQIVAYESGVCDTVDPLAGSYYVESLTNALEKKAMDYIEKIDSLGGAVKAIEQGYIQKEIADSSYAYQKEIESGKRVVVGLNKFQIKEKPVEDLLRVDPIVGETQIKKLKAMKASRDNVAVKSKLEALCQAAQGDGNLMPYILDAVRVYATEGEICNVLREVFGEYRPVEIL, encoded by the coding sequence ATGTTTGACAGAGAGAAAATCAAAAAGACCGCAGCCGCCAAAGAGACATGGGAAAAGGGCATGGTTGCAAAAGCACTTTCCAGGAGCAAGGAACGGTTTGAGGAATTTGTCAACACTTCCGGGATAAAAGTTGACAGGCTTTACACGCCAGTTGATCTTGCCGATTTTGACTACGAAAGCTCGCTGGGTTTCCCCGGAGAGTTCCCTTTTACCAGGGGAGTGCAGCCAACCATGTACCGCGGCCGGTTTTGGACTATGCGGCAGTACGCCGGGTTTGCCACGGCCGAGGAATCGAACAAGCGTTACAAGTACTTGCTGGAACAAGGCCAGACCGGGCTTTCGGTGGCCTTTGACCTGCCCACCCAGATAGGCTACGACTCGGACGACGAAATAGCCCAGGGTGAAATAGGCAAGGTCGGCGTGGCAATCGACTCCCTGGCCGACATGGAAATCCTGTTCAACGGGATTCCCCTTGATAAGGTGAGCACGTCCATGACCATCAACGCACCAGCCTCCATCCTGCTGGCCATGTACATCGCCGTGGCGGAAAAACAGGGGGTCACTGCAGATAAGTTAAACGGCACCATCCAAAATGACATACTCAAGGAGTATGCCGCAAGAGGCACATACATTTTCCCGCCAGAACCCTCCATGCGGTTGATCACGAATATCTTCGAATTTTGTTCTCAAAACGTGCCCAACTGGAATACAATCTCCATCTCCGGTTATCACATTCGTGAAGCGGGTTCCACAGCCGCGCAGGAAATAGCGTTTACCCTTGCCGACGGCATCGCTTACGTGGAAGCCGCCATCAAAGCGGGCATGAACGTGGACGATTTTGCAGGACGCTTATCATTCTTCTTCAATTCGTACAATGACCTTTTTGAAGAGGTGGCCAAGTTCCGGGCGGCCCGAAGATTGTGGGCCAAAATCATGAAAGAAAGGTTTAAAGCCAAGGACCCGCGTTCCATGATGCTTCGCTTCCACACCCAGACCGGCGGTTCAACCCTGACCGCACAGCAGCCCGATAACAATATTATCCGTGTTACTATCCAAACGCTGGCTGCCGTGCTGGGAGGGACTCAATCGCTTCACACCAACTCCAAGGACGAAGCTCTATGCCTGCCCACCGAGGACTCCGTCCGTATTGCCCTGCGCACGCAGCAGATTGTGGCTTATGAATCAGGCGTTTGTGACACCGTGGACCCGCTGGCTGGTTCGTACTACGTGGAAAGCCTTACTAACGCGCTCGAAAAAAAAGCCATGGATTACATTGAAAAAATAGATTCCCTGGGCGGAGCCGTCAAGGCCATAGAACAGGGTTACATCCAAAAAGAGATTGCCGACAGTTCGTACGCTTACCAGAAGGAGATCGAGTCAGGAAAACGTGTTGTTGTCGGTCTCAACAAGTTCCAGATCAAAGAGAAGCCGGTTGAAGATCTGTTGAGGGTGGACCCCATTGTCGGCGAGACTCAAATTAAGAAGTTAAAGGCCATGAAAGCATCACGGGACAACGTGGCCGTGAAGTCGAAATTGGAAGCCCTGTGCCAGGCCGCCCAAGGCGACGGCAACCTCATGCCCTATATACTTGATGCGGTCCGCGTGTACGCAACAGAAGGCGAAATCTGCAATGTGCTGAGAGAAGTGTTCGGCGAGTATAGGCCGGTTGAAATCCTGTAG
- a CDS encoding acetyl-CoA hydrolase/transferase family protein has translation MYEERIRCKKLLEKVVSADEAAMLIKDGMRVGTSGFTPCGYPKAVPLALARQAREGRKVKIDLLTGASVGVELDGELTEAGVIARRVPYQTNEAIQKAINDGRINYIDQHLSHSPQQVRYGFHGKLDAAIIEAVAITEEGHIVPSTSMGNSPTFVQEAGFVIVEINTSQPLQLEGMHDVYIPQDPPNRRPIPIVNPGDRIGTPYIHCGPEKIKAIVVTDITDKVRPLAPLDDESRAMARNLIDFFKKEVKMGRLPKNLLPLQSGVGNVANAVLAGLLESDFENLVFYSEVIQDAALDMIDAGKFAVVSGTSLTPSEEGLVRFKEKIEFYRKKIILRPQEISNNPEIARRLGVISMNTAIEVDIYGHANSTHLMGTRMMNGIGGSGDFTRNAYLSVFLTASTAKKGNISCVVPMCSHIDHTEHDICVIVTEQGVADLRNKSPKERALEIINNCAHPDYKPLLREYFEEACRVTKNAHTPHLIGRCHEFHERFLKTGSMKK, from the coding sequence ATGTACGAGGAGAGAATCAGGTGCAAGAAACTCCTGGAAAAGGTGGTCTCCGCAGACGAAGCCGCCATGCTGATCAAGGACGGAATGAGGGTCGGCACAAGCGGGTTTACGCCCTGCGGTTACCCGAAGGCTGTTCCTCTTGCCCTGGCCAGGCAGGCAAGAGAAGGGCGCAAGGTAAAAATCGACCTCTTGACGGGCGCGTCGGTTGGAGTCGAGCTGGACGGGGAGCTGACCGAGGCGGGCGTAATCGCCAGAAGGGTACCCTATCAGACGAACGAGGCCATTCAAAAGGCGATTAATGACGGCCGGATTAACTACATAGACCAGCACCTGAGTCACAGCCCGCAGCAGGTCCGTTACGGGTTTCACGGTAAACTGGACGCGGCGATAATCGAGGCGGTGGCGATTACGGAAGAAGGGCACATTGTCCCGTCAACCTCGATGGGCAATTCTCCGACTTTTGTTCAGGAAGCTGGGTTTGTCATTGTCGAAATAAACACCAGCCAGCCCCTGCAATTGGAGGGCATGCACGACGTTTACATTCCCCAAGACCCGCCCAACCGCCGGCCCATACCTATCGTCAATCCCGGGGACAGGATCGGGACGCCCTATATCCACTGCGGTCCTGAAAAGATCAAGGCGATAGTGGTCACCGATATCACCGATAAGGTAAGGCCCCTGGCCCCTCTTGACGATGAAAGCCGGGCGATGGCGCGCAACCTGATAGACTTTTTCAAGAAAGAAGTAAAAATGGGCAGGCTGCCGAAAAACTTGCTGCCCCTGCAGTCCGGCGTCGGCAACGTGGCTAATGCCGTTTTGGCGGGCTTGCTGGAGTCGGATTTTGAAAACCTGGTCTTTTACTCTGAGGTTATCCAGGATGCGGCACTCGATATGATCGACGCCGGCAAATTCGCGGTCGTTTCAGGCACGTCGCTGACGCCCTCCGAAGAAGGGCTGGTGAGGTTTAAGGAGAAGATAGAATTTTACCGGAAGAAAATAATCCTAAGGCCGCAGGAGATAAGCAACAACCCGGAAATTGCACGCCGGCTGGGCGTAATAAGCATGAACACCGCCATCGAGGTGGACATATACGGGCACGCCAACTCCACCCACCTGATGGGTACCAGGATGATGAACGGGATAGGAGGCTCCGGCGACTTCACCAGGAATGCCTATCTTTCCGTGTTCCTGACAGCCTCAACGGCGAAAAAAGGCAACATCTCTTGTGTTGTTCCGATGTGTTCCCATATCGATCATACCGAGCACGACATCTGTGTAATCGTGACCGAACAGGGAGTGGCAGACCTGAGGAACAAATCGCCCAAGGAAAGAGCCTTGGAGATTATCAACAACTGCGCGCATCCAGACTACAAGCCGCTTTTGAGGGAATATTTCGAAGAGGCGTGCAGGGTTACCAAGAATGCCCACACACCACACCTGATCGGCCGCTGCCATGAGTTTCACGAACGCTTTCTGAAAACAGGCTCCATGAAAAAGTAG
- a CDS encoding DUF3870 domain-containing protein, which produces MTGPEIADRIGTDTIFITGYAKLPSSITAAKLYEVIAVGVEIDPNTGIIVECDCTLATTVGRNFLKKLVLGYNLSYGIDDLLNRFEVRYHGSARKAIITALKIMYEKWLAYLQMVKDGEITQ; this is translated from the coding sequence TTGACAGGACCGGAAATTGCGGACAGAATAGGGACTGATACTATTTTTATAACCGGTTACGCCAAACTGCCATCATCCATTACGGCGGCAAAACTCTATGAGGTCATTGCAGTAGGGGTAGAGATTGATCCAAATACCGGTATTATAGTAGAATGCGATTGTACGTTGGCTACCACGGTAGGAAGAAACTTTTTGAAAAAGCTGGTGCTTGGATACAACCTCAGTTATGGAATAGACGATTTGCTGAACAGGTTTGAAGTAAGGTACCACGGCAGTGCCCGCAAGGCCATTATCACCGCTTTGAAAATCATGTACGAGAAGTGGCTCGCCTACTTGCAGATGGTCAAGGACGGCGAGATAACCCAATAA
- a CDS encoding cobalamin B12-binding domain-containing protein, translating into MTEKRIRVLVAKPGLDGHDRGAKVIARALRDAGMEVIYSGLRQTPEQIAAAAVQEDVDVVAMSLLSGAHNHLFPKVVQLLKEKGMDDVLVVGGGVIPDSDIPFLKEKGVSEIFTPGTPTSTVIEFIKNNVKKAVL; encoded by the coding sequence ATGACTGAGAAACGGATAAGAGTTCTGGTAGCAAAACCTGGTTTGGACGGCCACGACCGAGGCGCCAAAGTCATTGCGAGGGCTCTTCGCGATGCGGGTATGGAGGTTATTTATTCGGGACTTCGCCAAACCCCGGAACAAATCGCAGCCGCCGCCGTGCAGGAAGATGTCGATGTGGTCGCTATGAGTTTGCTTTCCGGAGCCCATAACCATCTTTTCCCGAAGGTGGTCCAGCTTCTAAAGGAGAAAGGCATGGACGATGTTCTGGTTGTTGGCGGGGGGGTAATACCGGACAGCGATATTCCGTTCCTGAAGGAAAAAGGAGTTTCCGAGATTTTTACCCCTGGAACACCAACCTCGACAGTGATAGAATTTATAAAAAACAATGTTAAAAAAGCGGTGCTATGA
- a CDS encoding SLC13 family permease, giving the protein MTPATITLLILLGAAILFITEVIPLAVTAMSVAVVLFLSGVLDAKAAFSGLMDNNVILFAGMFVVGAALFETGVAAKIGDGVVRIAGKSEKKLLVAVMAVGALLSSVLSNTGTTAVLMPVTIAIAGAAGYNRSKLLMPLAFAAGLGGVITLIGTPPNLLVKSALEAAKLGTFGFFEYAWIGIPLTIAGIVYMVTLGIKLIPDRAMDMEAVDAAVKAEVGTAKEVSSTKQTISIAVLLAAVLGMIFEKQIGVPLHVTAVIGALVIVITGVMTDKQAYRAIDWTTIFLFAGMLPLASALDKTGAGKLIANVVIGFIGKDASPYLITAALFFVAVALTQFMSNTASTALLAPIGIAIAKGLGADPRAVLMAIAVAASCAFATPVGTPPNTLVLGPGGYRFMDYVKAGTPLVVLAWIVSVIIIPIVWPFF; this is encoded by the coding sequence ATGACACCAGCAACTATTACCTTGTTAATCTTGTTGGGTGCCGCGATTTTGTTTATTACCGAGGTGATTCCTCTAGCCGTTACCGCTATGTCAGTCGCCGTCGTCCTCTTCTTGTCGGGAGTGCTGGATGCAAAAGCGGCGTTCAGCGGTTTGATGGACAACAACGTTATTTTGTTTGCCGGCATGTTCGTGGTAGGAGCGGCGCTTTTCGAAACGGGAGTAGCCGCCAAAATCGGCGATGGAGTTGTAAGAATAGCCGGGAAAAGCGAAAAAAAGCTGCTGGTAGCTGTTATGGCCGTTGGAGCTCTTCTCTCCTCAGTGTTATCGAATACAGGGACAACGGCTGTTTTGATGCCTGTGACCATTGCTATCGCGGGTGCGGCCGGTTACAACCGTTCTAAGCTTTTAATGCCTCTAGCCTTTGCGGCTGGGCTCGGAGGGGTTATCACCTTAATCGGCACGCCGCCCAACCTGCTGGTGAAAAGCGCGCTTGAAGCGGCCAAGCTGGGTACATTCGGTTTCTTTGAATACGCCTGGATAGGGATACCTTTAACAATTGCGGGCATTGTTTACATGGTTACTCTGGGCATAAAACTTATCCCTGACAGGGCAATGGACATGGAAGCCGTTGACGCGGCCGTGAAAGCGGAGGTGGGGACCGCCAAAGAAGTGAGCTCCACCAAACAGACGATCTCTATTGCCGTCCTGCTGGCTGCGGTTTTGGGCATGATCTTTGAAAAACAAATCGGGGTCCCTCTCCACGTGACCGCAGTTATCGGCGCGCTGGTAATCGTAATCACCGGCGTGATGACCGACAAGCAGGCATACAGGGCCATCGACTGGACCACGATCTTCCTGTTTGCGGGCATGCTTCCCCTGGCCTCGGCGCTGGATAAGACGGGGGCCGGCAAACTGATCGCCAATGTCGTAATAGGCTTTATCGGTAAGGACGCCAGTCCGTACCTTATAACGGCTGCGCTGTTCTTCGTTGCCGTCGCTCTCACCCAGTTCATGTCCAATACTGCCAGCACAGCGCTCTTGGCGCCGATAGGCATAGCTATCGCCAAGGGACTGGGTGCTGATCCACGGGCGGTGTTGATGGCCATAGCCGTTGCTGCCTCCTGTGCTTTTGCTACTCCGGTCGGCACGCCTCCCAACACACTTGTGCTGGGGCCCGGCGGGTACCGGTTTATGGACTACGTGAAGGCTGGAACGCCTTTAGTGGTGCTGGCCTGGATAGTGTCAGTCATTATAATTCCTATTGTTTGGCCGTTCTTCTAA
- a CDS encoding biotin--[acetyl-CoA-carboxylase] ligase, which translates to MKQEILRMLIEKRGNYLSGEEISRLLGVSRVAVWKQVNALRQEGYNIESSPKQGYRIVELPDILSKEEITIGLAGQDFIKEAAVFEQVSSTNDLAKAMAAQGSPEGTLVVADKQTKGKGRMGRSWESPSGKGLYFSLVLKPKIKPVHAPQLTLVAAVAVCRAIRGLTKLPVTIKWPNDILLEDKKVCGILTEMSSEIDQINYIVLGIGVNVNQGKDDFPENLRDKAISLAAAAGCLFRRVALLLEIVKELRTVYRLYQREGFAVIVESWIKMNSTLGREVFVSSHGEQYCGTAEGIDEQGRLLVRKGDGTLETLVAGDISLRGTH; encoded by the coding sequence ATGAAGCAGGAAATCCTGCGCATGCTGATCGAAAAACGGGGAAATTACCTTTCGGGAGAAGAAATCAGCAGGCTGCTCGGAGTGAGCAGGGTCGCAGTGTGGAAACAGGTCAATGCCCTGCGGCAAGAAGGCTATAACATAGAATCTTCCCCCAAACAGGGCTACCGGATAGTGGAGCTGCCCGATATCCTGTCAAAAGAGGAAATAACGATTGGCTTGGCCGGGCAGGACTTTATAAAAGAGGCAGCCGTGTTTGAGCAGGTTTCTTCGACAAATGACCTGGCAAAAGCAATGGCGGCGCAAGGTTCACCCGAAGGAACGCTGGTTGTGGCGGATAAGCAAACAAAAGGCAAGGGGAGGATGGGGCGTTCCTGGGAATCTCCATCCGGTAAAGGACTTTATTTTAGCCTTGTTCTGAAACCTAAAATAAAACCTGTCCACGCCCCCCAACTGACACTTGTGGCCGCAGTCGCAGTGTGCCGGGCCATACGCGGTTTGACAAAACTCCCCGTGACTATCAAGTGGCCCAACGATATTCTGCTGGAGGATAAAAAGGTTTGCGGAATCCTTACGGAAATGAGTTCGGAGATCGACCAGATCAATTATATTGTGCTGGGAATCGGGGTCAATGTGAACCAGGGAAAAGACGATTTTCCAGAAAATTTAAGGGATAAAGCCATTTCTCTGGCCGCAGCGGCGGGCTGTTTGTTTCGCCGGGTCGCTTTGTTGCTGGAAATTGTGAAGGAACTGCGCACGGTTTACCGGCTTTATCAAAGAGAGGGGTTTGCCGTTATTGTGGAAAGCTGGATAAAAATGAACTCCACCCTGGGCAGGGAGGTTTTCGTCTCTTCGCACGGGGAACAATACTGCGGGACTGCCGAAGGCATAGACGAACAAGGACGGCTCCTGGTGAGAAAAGGCGATGGAACCCTGGAAACCCTTGTTGCGGGCGACATTTCGTTGAGAGGCACACATTGA